The genome window TCATGGAAGTGGCAATCCGCAGGTTTGAGAGGTTCAAAGGGAAGGCGTGAAGCGGATGCCGAACCAGTACGTGGTCGGCACCGAGTAGGTGTCCTTCAGCAGGTTCTCGCCCGGTCCGGTCACGCTGGTGATGCGGCTGTGGGTGACGTTGCTGACCTGGCCGACCACGCTGACCTGCTTGTTGATCGCATAGGTCGCCGACAGATCCAGCTGCGAGCGCGGCGCCCAGTACAGGTCCTGCCAGTCGATGTTGCTGACGATGCCGCGCAGCGCCTTGCCCTGGCGGTTGTAGGCCGCGCGCAGTTCCAGCCCGCCGACGTTGTAGAACAGCGAGGCGTTGGCGGTGTAGCCCGGCTGGCCGACCAGGCGATCGACGCTGCGCTCGCGCTGGCTCACGTTCGGCGCGGTGCCGACGCTATACGGCACGTCCATACCGCCGTCCAGCAAGGCCAGATTGGCGCTGGCGCCCAGCCCGGACAGTGCCGGCACGCCGGGCAGCAAGGTATTGAGCACCGCGCTCAGTTCCAGGCCGCGGATATGCGCATTGGAGGCATTGGCCGGGGTGCTGATCAGCACATTCGAATAGGTGGTGCCGTTGTAGCTGAACTGGTCGGTGCGCGACAGGGTGAAGATCTCGTCCTGGATGCGCTTGTTGAACACCGCCGCGGCCAGCATGCCGTCGAAATCGTCCGGCAGGCGCCATTCCAGCGACAGGTCCAGGTTGGTCGATACGCGCGGCTTGATGTCCGGATTGCCCACGGTCACGGTCACGCCCTGCGCATTGGGGTTGCCCATATCGGTGGTGTTGACGAAGCCGATCGAGGTGCGCGCGGCGTAGGCGTCGTACGGCGGGCGGCCGAGCGTGCGGCTGGCGCCGGCGCGCAGGTCGAGGCGGTCGCTGAGGTGGTAGGTCATGATCGCCGATGGCAGCAGGTTGGCGTAGTGCGAATCGGTCGGCGCGTCGACATAGACGTATTTGCCGCTGGCCGTATCCAGCTGGCGCTGGCGGCCGATGGTGGACTGGTCGGTGTTGTCGTAGTGCAGGCCGGCCTCCACGTTGAATGCCTCGGCACGGTAGCTGACCAGGCCGTAGGCGCCGAAGATATTTTCGGTGTGGCTGAAGTTGTCCTGGTTGCTGAAGGCCGACTGGTCGGTGCTGTTGAACGCGCTGCGCGGCGTGGACTGCAGCACACGCCGCGCCTTGTTCGGATCGATGGTGATCAGGTTCAGGCCGAGATAGCGCAGCGGCGCGTTCGAAGGCGCCAGCACGTCGGCGATGTTCAACGCCGGCGCGCTGCTGTTGGGCTGGTATTCGTCGCGGTAGATGTTGAACGACGGCTTGTCGGTGGTGTACGACAGGCCGGCGCCGAAGCCCAGGCCGAGGTCCTGCTCGCCCTGGTTGAAGGCGTAGTCCAGGCGCCCGGTGAGGATGCGGTCGCGCGCGCTGCGCTTGTAGTCCGGGCGCCAGTACAACAGGCTGTAGTTGTCGTAGTCGTAGTACGCCTGCGGCGCCACCGGGAAGCGCTGGTTCAGCGCCGAGGTGTCGTAGTTGAAGGCGTAGTTGGCGGTGGGATTGACGCTGACACCGGCGCCGGTCTGGCCGACCGGGACCGGCGCCGGGCGCGACGCGCCGGTGACGTACTTGAACATCTGGATCGGTTCGTCGTAGGTCGCATCCGACCACGAGCCGCGCGCGGACAGCACTTGGTGATCGTCCGGCCGCCATTCCATGCCGGCCTGGCCGAGCTTGGTGCGGGTGGTGGTGACCTGGTTGGAATAGCCGACCTCGATGTCGCCGGCCGGGTAACTGCCGGAGGTCGCGGTCTGGTTGACGACGCGGTTGCGGTTGCGCGGATCGATCAGCAGTTCGTTGCGCTGCATGTCGTCCTTGAAATAGTAGTAGCCCGCGGTGACGTAGGCCTGCAGGTCGGCGCTGGGGTGCGCCTCGAACTTGCCGGTCAGGCCGTAGCGGTCGCGCTTGTCCATCACGTACCAGTACTTGTCCTGCTGCGGCACCGCCCAGCCGTTGCCGAGGCTGCCGCTCTGCAGCACGCCGTTGCCGTCGTAGAACCCGTAGTGCACCGTGTCGGTGGTCATATGGGTTTCGGTGTAGCTGCTCAGCGTCTGGTAGTTGCCCGACAGGGTCAGGCCGTACTGCCGGTCGCTGCCGAAAGTGGTGCTGCCGGTGGCGCCGAGGCGGTAGCCGGGATCGTCCTGGTCGCGCGGCTTGCCGACGTCGTTGGCATGGCCCAGCGAGGCTTCGCTGGTGAAGAACGGCTTGCCGCCGTTCTCGAACGCGCTGCGCGTGCGCAGGTTGATCGCACCGCCGGTGGCGTTGGGATCGAGATCCGGAGTGAAGGTCTTGACCACCTGCAACTCGCTGACCATCGAGGCCGGCAGGATGTCCAGGCGCACGCCGCGGGTGATCGAGCCGAGCGTGCCGTTCGGCGTGCCCGGCGAGGCCACGGTCAGGCCGTCGATGGTGACGTTGTTGTAGGACGGGCCGAGGCCGCGCAGCACCGGCGTGGCGGCCTCGTCGCGCGGATGTTCGTTGTCGGTCGCCGGCAGCACCGACAGGCCAGGGATGCGGCGCAGCGCTTCGACGATGGTGGTGTCCGGCAGCGCGCGCACGTCGGTGGAACTGATCACGTCGGTGATGTTGGTCGCCGCGCGCTTGCTCTCGATCGCCGCGGCATTGGCCTTGCGCACGCCGGTGACGACCACGCTGTCCATGGTCTTGGGCGCGCCGGCGTCGCCGGCAACGGCGGCCGAGGCGGCGCCGGCATCGGTATCGCCGGTGTCCGCAGGTGCTGCAGGCGCCGGCATCGGCTTGGCCGCCTGCTGCGCAAGGGCGGCCTGGCAACT of Xanthomonas translucens pv. cerealis contains these proteins:
- a CDS encoding TonB-dependent receptor; amino-acid sequence: MTQSHRRHSRHQRALLVCMLAASCQAALAQQAAKPMPAPAAPADTGDTDAGAASAAVAGDAGAPKTMDSVVVTGVRKANAAAIESKRAATNITDVISSTDVRALPDTTIVEALRRIPGLSVLPATDNEHPRDEAATPVLRGLGPSYNNVTIDGLTVASPGTPNGTLGSITRGVRLDILPASMVSELQVVKTFTPDLDPNATGGAINLRTRSAFENGGKPFFTSEASLGHANDVGKPRDQDDPGYRLGATGSTTFGSDRQYGLTLSGNYQTLSSYTETHMTTDTVHYGFYDGNGVLQSGSLGNGWAVPQQDKYWYVMDKRDRYGLTGKFEAHPSADLQAYVTAGYYYFKDDMQRNELLIDPRNRNRVVNQTATSGSYPAGDIEVGYSNQVTTTRTKLGQAGMEWRPDDHQVLSARGSWSDATYDEPIQMFKYVTGASRPAPVPVGQTGAGVSVNPTANYAFNYDTSALNQRFPVAPQAYYDYDNYSLLYWRPDYKRSARDRILTGRLDYAFNQGEQDLGLGFGAGLSYTTDKPSFNIYRDEYQPNSSAPALNIADVLAPSNAPLRYLGLNLITIDPNKARRVLQSTPRSAFNSTDQSAFSNQDNFSHTENIFGAYGLVSYRAEAFNVEAGLHYDNTDQSTIGRQRQLDTASGKYVYVDAPTDSHYANLLPSAIMTYHLSDRLDLRAGASRTLGRPPYDAYAARTSIGFVNTTDMGNPNAQGVTVTVGNPDIKPRVSTNLDLSLEWRLPDDFDGMLAAAVFNKRIQDEIFTLSRTDQFSYNGTTYSNVLISTPANASNAHIRGLELSAVLNTLLPGVPALSGLGASANLALLDGGMDVPYSVGTAPNVSQRERSVDRLVGQPGYTANASLFYNVGGLELRAAYNRQGKALRGIVSNIDWQDLYWAPRSQLDLSATYAINKQVSVVGQVSNVTHSRITSVTGPGENLLKDTYSVPTTYWFGIRFTPSL